A section of the Pseudomonas tritici genome encodes:
- a CDS encoding glutathione S-transferase family protein, whose translation MKLIGMLDSPYVRRVAISLELYGVDFVHEPLSVFRTFNEFAQINPVVKAPTLVLDDGTVLMDSSLILDYLETLAPADKKLLPQQPAARAHDLHVLGLALAACEKSVQIVYEHNLRPAEKLHEPWLERVSGQLLAAYSLLDKQLADSEALTQASITAAVAWSFSQFTVASVVEADAFPNLKRHAERLEQHPVFKKYPIE comes from the coding sequence ATGAAACTGATCGGCATGCTGGACTCGCCTTACGTACGCCGCGTGGCGATTTCCCTGGAGCTGTACGGCGTGGATTTCGTGCATGAACCGCTGTCGGTGTTTCGCACCTTCAACGAATTCGCGCAGATCAACCCGGTGGTCAAGGCCCCGACCCTGGTGCTGGACGATGGCACGGTGCTGATGGATTCCAGCCTGATCCTGGACTATCTGGAAACCCTCGCCCCGGCTGACAAGAAGCTGCTGCCCCAGCAGCCCGCCGCGCGCGCCCATGACTTGCATGTACTTGGGCTGGCGCTGGCGGCCTGTGAGAAGAGCGTGCAGATCGTGTATGAGCACAACCTGCGCCCGGCCGAGAAGCTGCATGAGCCTTGGCTTGAGCGTGTCAGCGGGCAATTGCTGGCGGCTTATTCGCTGCTGGACAAGCAACTGGCCGACAGCGAGGCGCTGACTCAGGCTTCGATTACAGCGGCGGTGGCCTGGTCGTTCAGCCAGTTCACCGTGGCGTCGGTGGTTGAGGCGGATGCGTTTCCCAACTTGAAGCGCCACGCCGAGCGCCTGGAGCAGCACCCGGTT
- a CDS encoding AraC family transcriptional regulator, with the protein MQTLEFLTETPNMTAPAPFNLSSDLIDELLRGMRLRGVQYQRIQAGPRFGMGFDAKPGHAYFHFLAAGVATLRTDDGNLFELSAGNAVFISHGGAHALLSTADVAVQDINGFDATPLGDTVCAVDASPDTPPSTLLFSACMEFELGSIQGLGSLMPALMLIDTKGQRYPGLMPILAVMEREVASARVGYSGILARLADVVAAMIVRGWVECACGNASGLVAALRDARLAGALLALHQQPGRDWSVAELAARSHTSRSVFAERFQATLGLPPLRYVTQLRMRLASQWLTLERLPIEEVALRLGYTSQAAFSRAFKRITGQPPGASRQGARSPA; encoded by the coding sequence ATGCAAACCCTTGAGTTTTTGACCGAAACCCCGAACATGACTGCACCGGCCCCGTTCAATCTGTCCTCCGACCTTATCGATGAGCTGCTGCGCGGCATGCGCCTGCGCGGGGTGCAGTACCAGCGCATCCAAGCCGGACCCCGCTTCGGCATGGGCTTCGACGCCAAACCCGGGCACGCCTACTTCCACTTCCTCGCCGCAGGTGTGGCCACCCTGCGCACCGACGACGGCAACCTGTTTGAATTGTCGGCGGGCAATGCCGTGTTCATCTCCCACGGCGGCGCACATGCGCTGTTGTCCACGGCGGATGTCGCTGTGCAGGACATCAATGGATTTGACGCCACCCCGCTGGGCGATACCGTCTGCGCCGTGGATGCATCGCCCGACACGCCCCCCAGCACGTTGCTGTTCAGCGCCTGCATGGAATTCGAACTCGGCAGTATCCAGGGGCTCGGCAGCCTCATGCCGGCCTTGATGCTGATCGACACCAAGGGCCAGCGTTACCCCGGCCTGATGCCGATCCTGGCGGTGATGGAGCGCGAAGTCGCCAGTGCTCGCGTTGGCTATTCGGGCATCCTCGCGCGCCTGGCCGATGTGGTGGCCGCCATGATCGTGCGGGGTTGGGTGGAATGCGCCTGCGGCAATGCATCGGGGCTGGTGGCAGCGTTGCGCGACGCACGGCTGGCCGGTGCCTTGCTTGCCCTGCATCAGCAACCAGGCCGCGATTGGAGCGTGGCCGAGTTGGCCGCGCGCAGTCATACCTCCCGCTCGGTGTTCGCCGAACGCTTCCAGGCCACCCTGGGTCTTCCGCCGCTGCGCTACGTGACGCAATTGCGCATGCGCCTGGCCAGCCAATGGTTGACGCTTGAGCGATTGCCCATCGAAGAAGTGGCGCTGCGCCTGGGCTATACCTCCCAGGCAGCTTTCAGTCGCGCATTCAAGCGCATCACCGGCCAGCCGCCTGGCGCCAGCCGCCAGGGCGCCCGAAGCCCGGCATAA